The Salminus brasiliensis chromosome 3, fSalBra1.hap2, whole genome shotgun sequence genome contains a region encoding:
- the LOC140551854 gene encoding serine/threonine-protein kinase Sgk1, with the protein MAVTEARCDLTYCRMRGIVSVLTAFIKERKMGLNDFIQKLVSSPHICQHSQVGSFLKIDENQNEEMGRDQFCLTSPRSSLAEETQIKPCDFDYLKIIGKGSFGKVLLARHKDTERYYAVKVLQKKIILKKKEQKHIMAERSVLMKNIKHPFLVGLHYSFQTTDKLYFVLDYVNGGELFYHLQRERVFLEPRARFYAAEIASALGYLHSLHIVYRDLKPENILLDSQGHIVLTDFGLCKEGLEPNGTTTTFCGTPEYLAPEVLQKQAYDRTVDWWCLGSVLYEMLYGLPPFYSRNTAEMYNNILHKSLVLKPNVSNSGRELLEGLLQKDRTKRLGVKDDFLELKYHSFFSPINWDDLMARKITPPFVPSVTGPTDLRHFDPEFTHLPVSTSLFNTDNLHVTSSVREAAGAFPGFSYGPPADLAFQ; encoded by the exons ATGGCTGTGACCGAGGCTCGCTGCGATTTGACCTATTGCAGGATGAGAGGCATCGTATCTGTCCTCACCG CTTTCATCAAAGAGAGGAAGATGGGCTTAAACGACTTCATTCAGAAGCTGGTGTCCAGCCCCCATATCTGCCAACA TTCTCAGGTCGGCTCCTTTCTGAAGATCGACGAGAACCAGAATGAGGAAATGGGGAGAGACCAG TTTTGCCTGACCTCCCCCAGGAGCTCTCTAGCAGAGGAAACTCA GATCAAGCCATGTGACTTCGACTACCTGAAGATCATCGGCAAGGGTAGTTTTGGAAAG GTTCTGCTGGCCAGACACAAGGATACTGAGCGGTACTATGCTGTGAAGGTGCTACAGAAGAAGATCATTCTGAAGAAAAAGGAG CAAAAGCATATCATGGCTGAACGTAGCGTCCTGATGAAGAACATCAAACACCCATTCCTGGTGGGTCTGCATTACTCTTTCCAGACCACCGACAAGCTCTACTTTGTGCTGGACTACGTCAACGGGGGCGAG TTGTTCTACCACCTCCAGCGTGAGAGGGTTTTCCTGGAGCCCAGGGCCAGGTTTTACGCTGCTGAAATTGCCAGCGCTCTCGGCTACCTCCACTCGCTCCACATCGTTTACAG AGACCTCAAGCCAGAGAACATCCTGCTGGACTCTCAGGGCCACATCGTGCTGACCGATTTTGGCCTGTGCAAGGAGGGACTGGAACCCAACGGAACAACAACAACGTTCTGTGGAACTCCTGAG TATTTGGCACCAGAGGTCCTACAGAAACAAGCCTATGATCGCACAGTGGACTGGTGGTGCCTTGGGTCGGTCCTTTATGAGATGCTGTATGGATTG CCTCCTTTCTACAGTCGCAACACAGCTGAGATGTACAACAACATCCTCCACAAGTCTCTGGTGCTGAAACCCAACGTGTCTAACTCTGGACGTGAGCTGCTCGAGGGTCTGCTGCAGAAGGACCGGACCAAGAGGCTGGGAGTGAAGGACGACTTT CTGGAACTCAAGTACCACAGCTTCTTCTCGCCTATCAACTGGGACGACCTGATGGCCAGAAAGATCACCCCTCCTTTCGTCCCCTCAGTG ACCGGTCCCACCGACCTTCGGCACTTTGACCCCGAGTTCACACACCTGCCTGTGTCCACCTCCCTGTTCAACACAGACAACCTGCACGTGACCAGCAGCGTCCGAGAGGCAGCCGGCGCCTTCCCTGGCTTTTCCTACGGACCTCCAGCTGATCTTGCCTTCCAGTAG